One window of Trichocoleus sp. genomic DNA carries:
- a CDS encoding glycosyltransferase family 2 protein has protein sequence MRISIITVCKNAEQFIEQAIESVVNQTYPDLEYVVIDGDSQDQTKEIIARYADRISTYISEPDRGLYQAMNKGIRYATGEYLCFLNADDYLIDRDVIKDVAQFLQGNPTCDFVYGNLEVRYSPEKIIVEPPPPENIIDELICGCIPHQASFARSDLFFDRVGFFNENHRISSDYEWFLKLIQNETVKLSYYPRLISSYYAGGLSSQIRLSVPESHRIQNQCPLYQEEYWLKRRILKYQEHVVNLREWLAVTESQQNALLAENRLLKTQNESLLTQNEVLKNKLEKAQQMIDRLRTNSLQPK, from the coding sequence ATGCGAATTTCAATTATCACTGTCTGTAAAAACGCCGAACAGTTTATTGAACAAGCGATCGAGAGTGTCGTTAATCAGACTTATCCCGACCTGGAATATGTTGTGATTGATGGAGACTCGCAGGATCAGACAAAAGAAATTATTGCGCGATATGCCGATCGCATCAGCACCTACATCAGCGAACCCGATCGCGGGTTGTATCAAGCGATGAACAAAGGCATCCGCTATGCGACAGGAGAATACCTCTGTTTTTTAAATGCGGACGATTACTTGATTGATCGGGATGTGATCAAAGATGTGGCTCAGTTTCTCCAAGGCAACCCTACCTGCGACTTTGTTTATGGCAATCTGGAAGTGCGCTACTCTCCAGAGAAAATTATTGTTGAACCACCGCCGCCTGAAAACATTATTGACGAGCTAATCTGCGGCTGTATTCCTCACCAGGCAAGCTTTGCGCGATCGGACTTATTCTTTGATAGAGTTGGCTTTTTCAACGAAAACCATCGAATTTCTTCAGACTATGAATGGTTTTTGAAGCTTATCCAAAATGAGACGGTAAAACTCTCTTACTATCCTCGCCTGATTTCTTCCTACTATGCAGGTGGTTTGTCAAGCCAAATTCGACTTTCTGTCCCTGAATCTCACCGGATTCAAAATCAGTGTCCTTTGTATCAAGAGGAATATTGGCTCAAACGTCGCATTCTTAAATACCAGGAGCATGTAGTCAATCTGCGAGAGTGGTTGGCAGTCACAGAGAGCCAGCAGAATGCGCTTCTGGCTGAAAATCGCTTGCTCAAGACCCAGAATGAGAGCTTGCTTACACAAAACGAAGTCCTTAAAAACAAGCTGGAAAAGGCACAACAGATGATCGATCGTCTCCGCACCAACAGCCTCCAGCCCAAATAA
- a CDS encoding glycosyltransferase: MANSSDSELNYLIAPEIKDDEFYSWIQQLAQRQDIKTVLEIGSSSGGGSTEAFVKGLRQNPNQPVMYCMEVSKPRFESLRDRYASEGFVQCYNVSSVALDQFPSPNEVVAFYEQVESPLRQFPVEQVVGWLRQDIEYVRSSGIWSNGIRQIKTENQIETFDLVLIDGSEFTGDVELEEVYGAKFILLDDICTFKNYKSHQQLLADPNYALIAQNLSLRNGYSIFKRVDSQQVQQSAIDLPIHFFTIVLNGEPFIRYHIEAFKQLPFKWHWHIIEGVAELKHDTAWSLHHGGQVTDELHQNGRSKDGTTAYLDELAAKYPENITVYRKPENVFWDGKREMVNAPLENINEACLLWQVDADELWTMEQICTMRQMFLDRPEKTAAYYWCSYFVGENLVITSRNCYTQNPKQEWLRTWRFQPGMIWAAHEPPQLVKPLSHTKNQDIAAIQPFLHHETEQKGLVFQHFAYVTPEQLRFKEQYYGYQNAVSHWQSLQTQTEFPVLLRDHFSWVVDETLVEPASVCGIAPIAQKYPHAQAWHFLSSSDYKQQAMQVKKPFPQIVIDGVFFQIANSGIARVWKSLLEEWAETDLAKHLVVLDRDGTAPRIPGIRYRPVRRFDYSHTGSDAEMLQEICDEKGADLFISTYYTAPLTTPSVFMAYDMIPEAVGMDLNEIGWREKHYGIMHACRYITISESTARDLLKFFPNIPEWAVTVAHCGIPKGFSPATAEAVEQFKTQHHLTKPYYLMVGDRTGANGYKNGILFFRALNQLPKDKDFAVVCVGGWKEFEPELAALAKDVELHKLHLSDEELKAAYSGAIALVYPSKYEGFGLPIAEALACGCPVITCHSSSIPEVAGEAAIYVSPHRVEEMMQALQDVRKPEIRERLIAKGLEQVQHFSWSKMAEIVKGVLLEAAEKLKQGSLTQVSPIWKEFRKLQAHSQQATIPIQPNPAELQVVQSQVHALQEQVNHVQEQLKLARNQLRKTKEELEQTQGRLGEAEGMVEAMKTSKFWKLRSSWFRFKRKLGLPTNE, translated from the coding sequence GTGGCGAATAGCTCAGATTCTGAACTCAACTATTTAATCGCACCTGAGATTAAAGACGATGAGTTTTATAGCTGGATTCAGCAGCTGGCGCAACGCCAAGATATCAAAACGGTTCTAGAAATCGGCTCTTCGTCGGGCGGAGGCAGTACAGAAGCATTTGTTAAGGGGCTGCGGCAAAACCCGAATCAGCCTGTGATGTACTGTATGGAGGTTTCTAAGCCGCGATTTGAGTCACTGCGCGATCGATATGCCAGCGAAGGATTCGTTCAATGCTACAACGTCTCTTCAGTGGCATTGGATCAGTTTCCTAGCCCAAATGAAGTAGTTGCCTTCTACGAGCAGGTTGAATCACCGCTGAGACAGTTTCCAGTAGAGCAGGTCGTTGGCTGGCTGCGTCAGGATATCGAGTATGTTCGATCGTCCGGCATTTGGAGCAACGGCATTCGGCAGATCAAAACCGAGAATCAAATTGAAACCTTTGATCTGGTTCTGATTGATGGCTCTGAGTTTACAGGTGATGTCGAGCTTGAAGAAGTTTATGGCGCAAAATTCATTTTATTAGACGATATTTGCACCTTTAAGAACTACAAAAGCCATCAGCAACTGTTAGCAGACCCAAACTATGCTCTGATTGCCCAAAATCTATCCCTCCGTAACGGCTACTCTATTTTTAAGCGGGTTGATTCACAGCAGGTTCAGCAAAGCGCTATTGACCTCCCCATCCATTTCTTCACGATCGTCCTGAACGGCGAACCCTTTATCCGTTACCACATTGAGGCTTTCAAGCAGCTTCCGTTTAAGTGGCACTGGCACATCATTGAAGGCGTAGCTGAACTGAAACATGACACAGCTTGGAGCTTGCATCATGGTGGGCAAGTCACCGATGAACTGCATCAAAACGGGCGGAGCAAGGACGGCACCACTGCTTATTTAGATGAACTAGCAGCTAAGTACCCAGAGAACATCACAGTTTACCGTAAGCCAGAGAATGTGTTCTGGGACGGCAAGCGAGAAATGGTGAATGCGCCGCTAGAGAACATTAATGAAGCCTGCCTGCTTTGGCAAGTTGATGCTGATGAACTCTGGACTATGGAGCAGATCTGCACAATGCGGCAGATGTTTCTCGATCGTCCTGAAAAAACGGCCGCTTATTATTGGTGCTCTTATTTTGTCGGGGAAAACCTCGTTATTACTTCGCGCAACTGCTACACACAGAACCCGAAACAAGAGTGGCTCCGCACTTGGCGTTTTCAGCCTGGGATGATTTGGGCTGCCCATGAGCCACCCCAACTGGTGAAGCCTCTCTCTCATACTAAGAACCAAGATATTGCCGCCATTCAACCATTCCTGCATCACGAGACAGAGCAAAAAGGACTGGTCTTCCAGCATTTTGCTTATGTGACTCCAGAGCAGCTTCGCTTCAAAGAGCAGTACTACGGCTATCAAAATGCAGTCTCACACTGGCAATCGCTTCAGACGCAAACCGAATTTCCGGTGCTGCTGCGAGACCATTTTTCCTGGGTCGTTGATGAAACGCTGGTAGAACCTGCTTCAGTTTGCGGCATTGCGCCGATCGCCCAAAAATATCCCCATGCTCAAGCCTGGCATTTTCTATCTTCATCAGATTATAAGCAGCAAGCCATGCAAGTGAAAAAGCCATTTCCGCAGATCGTCATTGATGGTGTCTTCTTCCAAATTGCCAACTCTGGGATTGCACGGGTTTGGAAATCACTGCTGGAAGAGTGGGCAGAGACTGATTTAGCAAAACATCTAGTTGTGCTTGACCGAGATGGTACAGCGCCTCGCATCCCTGGCATTCGTTACCGTCCAGTCCGACGTTTTGACTATAGTCACACTGGATCAGATGCAGAAATGCTGCAAGAGATCTGTGATGAAAAGGGTGCAGACTTATTTATTTCCACCTATTACACAGCACCACTCACAACGCCTTCGGTTTTTATGGCGTATGACATGATCCCAGAAGCCGTGGGGATGGACTTAAACGAAATTGGCTGGCGCGAGAAGCATTACGGCATTATGCATGCCTGCCGCTACATCACCATTTCTGAAAGTACCGCCCGTGATCTGCTTAAGTTTTTCCCCAATATTCCAGAATGGGCAGTCACCGTTGCCCACTGTGGTATCCCCAAAGGCTTTTCGCCTGCCACTGCTGAAGCCGTTGAGCAATTTAAGACACAACATCATCTCACGAAGCCCTATTACCTGATGGTGGGCGATCGCACCGGGGCAAACGGCTATAAAAATGGAATTCTCTTCTTCCGGGCGCTGAATCAGTTGCCCAAAGACAAAGATTTTGCGGTGGTTTGTGTCGGCGGATGGAAAGAGTTTGAGCCAGAACTGGCAGCACTCGCTAAAGATGTGGAACTCCACAAATTACATCTATCAGATGAAGAACTGAAAGCGGCTTATTCCGGGGCGATCGCCCTCGTCTATCCTTCCAAGTATGAAGGGTTTGGCTTACCCATTGCAGAAGCATTAGCTTGCGGTTGTCCGGTCATCACCTGTCACAGTTCCTCAATTCCAGAAGTCGCAGGCGAAGCAGCCATTTACGTCAGCCCCCATCGTGTTGAAGAAATGATGCAAGCATTGCAGGATGTTCGCAAGCCAGAGATCCGGGAGCGATTGATTGCGAAGGGACTGGAGCAAGTTCAGCATTTCTCGTGGTCAAAAATGGCAGAGATCGTGAAAGGTGTTCTACTGGAAGCAGCAGAGAAGTTAAAACAAGGTTCCCTGACACAAGTTTCCCCAATCTGGAAAGAATTTCGGAAATTACAGGCTCACAGCCAACAAGCAACTATTCCTATTCAGCCGAATCCAGCCGAATTACAGGTAGTGCAGAGCCAAGTTCACGCATTGCAAGAGCAGGTCAACCACGTGCAGGAACAACTCAAATTAGCTCGGAATCAACTGAGGAAAACGAAAGAGGAATTAGAACAAACTCAAGGTCGTCTTGGGGAAGCTGAGGGCATGGTCGAAGCCATGAAAACCAGTAAGTTTTGGAAGCTGCGATCGAGCTGGTTCCGTTTTAAGCGAAAGCTGGGCTTGCCTACCAATGAATAG
- a CDS encoding FkbM family methyltransferase, with the protein MSEQAINIQENLSITSLMTYEEIREAVESVDGFLIPGQEEYLFNKVRSLSNDAVIVEIGSFRGRSTVAIGYACLGTRRKIYCIDTWRKTTWEGHSNDCPEEDFFPIWQQNIEKNGLGEYVIPLRGYSHEILSQWCEIVGQIPIDFIFIDGSHEYHNVVKDFELSFPLVSMGGWMAFHDVTPEWSGSERAWHEVARLSLNHHEYCSSIACGQKTVEFQSEKAEQLLVKQLVQPGITVFDVGANIGEYTVLFSQLVGEEGKVYAFEPASTTFKTLKRRLESYQCQNVIPLKQAVFSNNGNVELNEFPDQYSGWNTIGHPEMDDPENPSQKVSIVKTEIVKTITLDAFCQEQGIEQIGYLKVDVEGAEKDVLSGAVHLLSKKAIDFIQFEVSQNMLNGLNRTAKDVFEILIQHGYQCHRIQADGELGEEVADSSAFYENYIAFPILSAQIKAILGNLPSKLQYTRGQLQNTKDIYNQTQVRLQQTNKQLQQAEQTLEQTLSLLKKTEDQRVSVQTELYVLQEKLAEEQANHCKTFEQLGDARSQFEQTFKQLGDARSQFEQTQALLQTTQQQLQSTEEKLQNKQQRFDRRVSELKGKLDDLRQELEAKQNEIEAMKSSKFWKLREKWISLKQRIKI; encoded by the coding sequence ATGAGTGAGCAGGCAATCAATATTCAAGAAAATCTCTCCATCACCTCGTTGATGACTTATGAGGAAATTAGAGAAGCAGTTGAATCTGTTGATGGATTTCTTATTCCCGGGCAAGAGGAATATCTTTTTAATAAGGTGAGAAGCCTTTCTAATGATGCAGTAATTGTGGAAATTGGCAGCTTTAGGGGCAGGTCTACCGTTGCAATAGGGTATGCCTGTCTGGGAACTCGTCGCAAAATTTATTGCATTGACACCTGGAGAAAAACCACCTGGGAAGGTCACAGCAATGATTGTCCTGAAGAAGATTTCTTTCCAATATGGCAGCAGAATATTGAGAAGAATGGGCTTGGAGAATATGTTATTCCACTACGCGGATATTCTCATGAAATTCTCAGCCAATGGTGTGAAATAGTTGGACAAATTCCAATCGATTTCATTTTCATTGATGGCAGCCATGAATATCACAATGTCGTTAAAGACTTTGAATTGTCCTTTCCTTTAGTAAGCATGGGTGGCTGGATGGCATTTCATGATGTCACACCAGAATGGTCAGGTTCAGAGCGAGCTTGGCATGAAGTTGCAAGACTATCTCTTAATCATCATGAATATTGCTCTTCAATTGCATGTGGTCAAAAAACAGTAGAATTTCAATCTGAAAAGGCAGAACAACTCCTTGTCAAGCAGTTGGTTCAACCAGGCATAACTGTCTTTGATGTTGGGGCAAATATCGGAGAGTATACTGTCTTATTTAGTCAGTTGGTGGGAGAAGAGGGAAAGGTTTATGCTTTTGAACCTGCTTCAACGACATTTAAAACATTAAAGAGACGGCTAGAGAGCTATCAATGCCAGAATGTTATTCCTCTTAAACAGGCAGTGTTTTCAAATAATGGTAACGTTGAACTGAATGAATTTCCTGATCAGTACTCTGGTTGGAATACAATCGGGCATCCTGAGATGGATGATCCAGAAAATCCGTCTCAAAAAGTGTCAATCGTTAAAACTGAGATTGTTAAAACTATCACACTAGATGCTTTCTGCCAAGAACAAGGAATTGAACAGATTGGCTATTTGAAAGTTGATGTGGAAGGTGCAGAGAAAGATGTTCTTTCTGGAGCAGTGCATTTATTAAGTAAAAAGGCGATCGATTTTATTCAGTTTGAAGTTTCTCAAAATATGTTGAATGGGCTCAATCGCACTGCGAAGGACGTGTTTGAAATACTCATCCAACATGGCTATCAGTGCCACCGTATTCAAGCCGATGGCGAGTTGGGTGAAGAAGTCGCAGATTCTTCTGCCTTTTACGAAAACTACATTGCTTTTCCTATACTATCAGCTCAGATTAAAGCAATTTTAGGTAACTTGCCAAGCAAGCTGCAATATACGAGAGGCCAGTTACAGAATACAAAAGACATATACAACCAAACACAAGTACGCCTTCAACAAACAAACAAACAGCTTCAGCAAGCAGAGCAAACTTTAGAGCAAACTTTGTCTCTTCTTAAGAAGACAGAGGATCAACGAGTTTCAGTTCAAACAGAACTCTATGTGCTTCAGGAAAAGCTTGCAGAAGAACAAGCAAATCACTGTAAAACTTTTGAACAGCTCGGAGATGCTCGATCGCAGTTTGAGCAAACCTTTAAACAGCTCGGAGATGCTCGATCGCAGTTTGAGCAAACCCAAGCACTCCTCCAAACAACTCAACAGCAGCTTCAAAGTACCGAAGAAAAATTACAGAATAAGCAGCAAAGATTCGATCGTAGAGTCAGTGAACTCAAGGGTAAATTAGA